Proteins from one Vespa crabro chromosome 11, iyVesCrab1.2, whole genome shotgun sequence genomic window:
- the LOC124427875 gene encoding kinesin-like protein KIF19 isoform X2, which produces MEECLNRILFFLEKFQRSRKFVILKEISKMTQYSSSGSSSSTSSNGHRDFKDRSSKAIEEKLRVAVRIRPLTPGETCGRTLHAINDKMVMLEEVIGEKSKRSFPRQYLYDIVFGEDATQEIVYEGTTKNLVQDVLNGYNATVFAYGATGAGKTHTMVGTSSDPGIMVRALNDIFLTTQKLMNNVEFTVTMSYVEIYNENIRDLLNPTTGYLELREDSRGRNVQVSGLTEVSTNSTEEVMQLLHKGNKARMVEPTAANETSSRSHALLSVTVRQSSSPVKESGQRLRTKLKQGRLFMIDLAGSERAKQTQNKGKRLQEGAHINRSLLALSNCIKALSGGARFVNYRDSKLTRLLKEALGGNCRTVMIAHVSPANVHRDESKNTLNYADRANKISNKVERNVLDVSYLHVAQYQDIISDLKSEISRLRNKMKEDRPSDKYEEKEQDGHGSDFRSLREKIVSAFKEQMRLRKKLMELDSHLLGLNIAAEQQHSIISQWESRNNRVYGSNRDSVNRRPGTDYQVEEVDDIEDIDFEDDSLVQQAWAELAEISKEQERYVEMRAATEKELEACRKRSAALEDELPSRINSDEERELLALMLRVHELEADKMMLQSERLVKQHELRRRELLLLRYDRQRQISDEIITRQRRIMEDGRLTLPPDLQNLYALYQQEIQAATYVDSNLADLTFSSLAFGAKLPPISSRLSYDTFNNDSRIPSSSTDSDWDQSPLPPIQEPPDVERVMGPVVQPLISPAVLFPPIPSSNSRNQIRKLRRIASDDSMDSVRFSQGNNMRYNALRRTDERETPS; this is translated from the exons ATGGAAGAATGTTTAAATcgtatccttttctttctcgaaaagTTTCAACGTAGTAGAAAGTTCGTAATTCTTAAGG AAATTAGTAAGATGACGCAGTACAGTAGCAGTGGAAGTAGCAGTAGCACAAGTAGCAATGGCCATCGTGATTTTAAAGATCGATCATCGAAagcgatcgaagaaaaattaagg GTCGCTGTACGTATAAGGCCCCTCACACCAGGCGAAACCTGTGGTAGAACTCTTCAtgctattaacgataag ATGGTTATGCTAGAAGAAGTGATCGGTGAGAAGTCAAAACGTTCTTTTCCACGACAATATCTTTATGACATTGTTTTTGGCGAAGATGCAACACAg GAAATCGTATACGAAGGTACAACGAAAAATTTAGTCCAAGATGTTCTCAATGGTTACAATGCTACGGTCTTTGCGTATGGAGCTACGGGAGCTGGAAAAACGCACACCATGGTTGGGACCTCGTCCGATCCAGGGATCATGGTTCGAGCTTTGAAcgacatttttctaacgacCCAGAAACTAATGAACAACGTAGAATTTACT gTTACTATGTCATACGTAGAGATATACAATGAGAACATCCGCGATCTGTTGAACCCTACCACAGGATATTTGGAGTTGCGTGAGGATTCTCGAGGTCGCAACGTTCAAGTTTCGGGTCTTACGGAAGTGTCTACTAATTCGACCGAGGAA GTCATGCAACTCCTTCACAAAGGCAATAAAGCAAGAATGGTAGAGCCGACGGCTGCAAACGAAACCTCTTCGAGGAGTCACGCTCTCCTTAGTGTCACAGTCAGACAATCCTCTTCTCCTGTTAAAGAGTCCGGGCAACGTCTTCGCACGAAATTGAAGCAGGGTAGACTCTTCATGATAGATCTCGCTGGTTCGGAGAGAGCCAAACAAACTCAG AACAAAGGTAAACGTCTTCAAGAGGGTGCGCATATTAACAGATCATTATTGGCACTGAGCAACTGCATCAAGGCATTATCCGGTGGAGCGAGATTCGTGAATTATCGTGACTCCAAATTGACCAGATTGCTTAAAGAAGCTCTCGGTGGTAACTGTCGTACCGTTATGATAGCTCATGTTTCACCAGCGAACGTGCACCGCGATGAGAGTAAAAACACTTTGAATTATGCGGATCGAGCGAACAAGATTTCGAACAAGGTAGAAAGAAATGTTCTTGACGTTAGTTATCTTCACGTTGCCCAATATCAGGACATAATCAGTGATCTGAAGAGCGAGATATCGCGTCTGCGTAATAAAATGAAGGAAGATAGGCCTTCGGATAAATATGAGGAGAAGGAGCAAGACGGTCATGGTTCAGATTTCAGATctttgagagagaaaattgtatCCGCTTTTAAAGAACAAATGCGCTTGag GAAGAAACTTATGGAACTGGATAGTCATCTCCTGGGATTAAATATCGCTGCGGAGCAACAGCATTCGATAATCTCTCAGTGGGAATCGAGGAACAATAGAGTATATGGGTCGAATAGAGATTCGGTAAATCGTCGTCCTGGAACGGATTATCAAGTGGAAGAAGTCGATGACATAG AGGATATTGATTTCGAAGATGATTCATTGGTACAGCAGGCTTGGGCGGAATTGGCAGAGATTTCGAAGGAACAGGAAAGGTACGTTGAAATGCGCGCCGCTACGGAAAAGGAGCTAGAGGCTTGTAGGAAACGAAGTGCCGCGCTAGAAGAC GAACTTCCATCCCGTATAAATTCGGACGAAGAACGTGAGCTTTTAGCATTGATGTTAAGAGTCCACGAACTGGAAGCAGACAAAATGATGCTTCAGAGCGAGAGACTCGTGAAGCAACACGAACTTCGAAGACGagagcttcttcttcttcgttatgATCGGCAAAGGCAAATCTCTGATGAGATAATCACAAGACAGAGACGAATAATGGAGG ATGGACGTCTGACTCTGCCACCGGATTTACAAAATCTTTATGCGCTCTATCAACAAGAGATACAAGCTGCTACGTATGTAGACAGTAATCTGGCAGATCTGACATTCTCATCCCTGGCATTTGGAGCTAAACTTCCACCTATATCTAGTAGATTGAGTTATGACACTTTTAACAACGACAGCAGAATACCAAGCAG TTCTACAGATTCTGATTGGGATCAATCGCCCTTACCACCGATTCAAGAACCACCCGATGTGGAAAGAGTAATGGGTCCCGTAGTACAGCCTTTAATCTCTCCAGCAGTTCTCTTCCCACCGATTCCATCCTCAAACTCGAGAAATCA GATTAGAAAACTCCGGCGCATAGCCAGCGACGATAGCATGGATTCTGTAAGATTTTCACAAGGAAACAATATGCGATATAATGCATTAAGAAGAACGGACGAACGAGAAACGCCGAGCTGA
- the LOC124427875 gene encoding kinesin-like protein KIF19 isoform X1, translating to MEECLNRILFFLEKFQRSRKFVILKEISKMTQYSSSGSSSSTSSNGHRDFKDRSSKAIEEKLRVAVRIRPLTPGETCGRTLHAINDKMVMLEEVIGEKSKRSFPRQYLYDIVFGEDATQEIVYEGTTKNLVQDVLNGYNATVFAYGATGAGKTHTMVGTSSDPGIMVRALNDIFLTTQKLMNNVEFTVTMSYVEIYNENIRDLLNPTTGYLELREDSRGRNVQVSGLTEVSTNSTEEVMQLLHKGNKARMVEPTAANETSSRSHALLSVTVRQSSSPVKESGQRLRTKLKQGRLFMIDLAGSERAKQTQNKGKRLQEGAHINRSLLALSNCIKALSGGARFVNYRDSKLTRLLKEALGGNCRTVMIAHVSPANVHRDESKNTLNYADRANKISNKVERNVLDVSYLHVAQYQDIISDLKSEISRLRNKMKEDRPSDKYEEKEQDGHGSDFRSLREKIVSAFKEQMRLRKKLMELDSHLLGLNIAAEQQHSIISQWESRNNRVYGSNRDSVNRRPGTDYQVEEVDDIDLLEDIDFEDDSLVQQAWAELAEISKEQERYVEMRAATEKELEACRKRSAALEDELPSRINSDEERELLALMLRVHELEADKMMLQSERLVKQHELRRRELLLLRYDRQRQISDEIITRQRRIMEDGRLTLPPDLQNLYALYQQEIQAATYVDSNLADLTFSSLAFGAKLPPISSRLSYDTFNNDSRIPSSSTDSDWDQSPLPPIQEPPDVERVMGPVVQPLISPAVLFPPIPSSNSRNQIRKLRRIASDDSMDSVRFSQGNNMRYNALRRTDERETPS from the exons ATGGAAGAATGTTTAAATcgtatccttttctttctcgaaaagTTTCAACGTAGTAGAAAGTTCGTAATTCTTAAGG AAATTAGTAAGATGACGCAGTACAGTAGCAGTGGAAGTAGCAGTAGCACAAGTAGCAATGGCCATCGTGATTTTAAAGATCGATCATCGAAagcgatcgaagaaaaattaagg GTCGCTGTACGTATAAGGCCCCTCACACCAGGCGAAACCTGTGGTAGAACTCTTCAtgctattaacgataag ATGGTTATGCTAGAAGAAGTGATCGGTGAGAAGTCAAAACGTTCTTTTCCACGACAATATCTTTATGACATTGTTTTTGGCGAAGATGCAACACAg GAAATCGTATACGAAGGTACAACGAAAAATTTAGTCCAAGATGTTCTCAATGGTTACAATGCTACGGTCTTTGCGTATGGAGCTACGGGAGCTGGAAAAACGCACACCATGGTTGGGACCTCGTCCGATCCAGGGATCATGGTTCGAGCTTTGAAcgacatttttctaacgacCCAGAAACTAATGAACAACGTAGAATTTACT gTTACTATGTCATACGTAGAGATATACAATGAGAACATCCGCGATCTGTTGAACCCTACCACAGGATATTTGGAGTTGCGTGAGGATTCTCGAGGTCGCAACGTTCAAGTTTCGGGTCTTACGGAAGTGTCTACTAATTCGACCGAGGAA GTCATGCAACTCCTTCACAAAGGCAATAAAGCAAGAATGGTAGAGCCGACGGCTGCAAACGAAACCTCTTCGAGGAGTCACGCTCTCCTTAGTGTCACAGTCAGACAATCCTCTTCTCCTGTTAAAGAGTCCGGGCAACGTCTTCGCACGAAATTGAAGCAGGGTAGACTCTTCATGATAGATCTCGCTGGTTCGGAGAGAGCCAAACAAACTCAG AACAAAGGTAAACGTCTTCAAGAGGGTGCGCATATTAACAGATCATTATTGGCACTGAGCAACTGCATCAAGGCATTATCCGGTGGAGCGAGATTCGTGAATTATCGTGACTCCAAATTGACCAGATTGCTTAAAGAAGCTCTCGGTGGTAACTGTCGTACCGTTATGATAGCTCATGTTTCACCAGCGAACGTGCACCGCGATGAGAGTAAAAACACTTTGAATTATGCGGATCGAGCGAACAAGATTTCGAACAAGGTAGAAAGAAATGTTCTTGACGTTAGTTATCTTCACGTTGCCCAATATCAGGACATAATCAGTGATCTGAAGAGCGAGATATCGCGTCTGCGTAATAAAATGAAGGAAGATAGGCCTTCGGATAAATATGAGGAGAAGGAGCAAGACGGTCATGGTTCAGATTTCAGATctttgagagagaaaattgtatCCGCTTTTAAAGAACAAATGCGCTTGag GAAGAAACTTATGGAACTGGATAGTCATCTCCTGGGATTAAATATCGCTGCGGAGCAACAGCATTCGATAATCTCTCAGTGGGAATCGAGGAACAATAGAGTATATGGGTCGAATAGAGATTCGGTAAATCGTCGTCCTGGAACGGATTATCAAGTGGAAGAAGTCGATGACATAG ATCTTCTAGAGGATATTGATTTCGAAGATGATTCATTGGTACAGCAGGCTTGGGCGGAATTGGCAGAGATTTCGAAGGAACAGGAAAGGTACGTTGAAATGCGCGCCGCTACGGAAAAGGAGCTAGAGGCTTGTAGGAAACGAAGTGCCGCGCTAGAAGAC GAACTTCCATCCCGTATAAATTCGGACGAAGAACGTGAGCTTTTAGCATTGATGTTAAGAGTCCACGAACTGGAAGCAGACAAAATGATGCTTCAGAGCGAGAGACTCGTGAAGCAACACGAACTTCGAAGACGagagcttcttcttcttcgttatgATCGGCAAAGGCAAATCTCTGATGAGATAATCACAAGACAGAGACGAATAATGGAGG ATGGACGTCTGACTCTGCCACCGGATTTACAAAATCTTTATGCGCTCTATCAACAAGAGATACAAGCTGCTACGTATGTAGACAGTAATCTGGCAGATCTGACATTCTCATCCCTGGCATTTGGAGCTAAACTTCCACCTATATCTAGTAGATTGAGTTATGACACTTTTAACAACGACAGCAGAATACCAAGCAG TTCTACAGATTCTGATTGGGATCAATCGCCCTTACCACCGATTCAAGAACCACCCGATGTGGAAAGAGTAATGGGTCCCGTAGTACAGCCTTTAATCTCTCCAGCAGTTCTCTTCCCACCGATTCCATCCTCAAACTCGAGAAATCA GATTAGAAAACTCCGGCGCATAGCCAGCGACGATAGCATGGATTCTGTAAGATTTTCACAAGGAAACAATATGCGATATAATGCATTAAGAAGAACGGACGAACGAGAAACGCCGAGCTGA
- the LOC124427875 gene encoding kinesin-like protein KIF19 isoform X3, with the protein MEECLNRILFFLEKFQRSRKFVILKEISKMTQYSSSGSSSSTSSNGHRDFKDRSSKAIEEKLRVAVRIRPLTPGETCGRTLHAINDKMVMLEEVIGEKSKRSFPRQYLYDIVFGEDATQEIVYEGTTKNLVQDVLNGYNATVFAYGATGAGKTHTMVGTSSDPGIMVRALNDIFLTTQKLMNNVEFTVTMSYVEIYNENIRDLLNPTTGYLELREDSRGRNVQVSGLTEVSTNSTEEVMQLLHKGNKARMVEPTAANETSSRSHALLSVTVRQSSSPVKESGQRLRTKLKQGRLFMIDLAGSERAKQTQNKGKRLQEGAHINRSLLALSNCIKALSGGARFVNYRDSKLTRLLKEALGGNCRTVMIAHVSPANVHRDESKNTLNYADRANKISNKVERNVLDVSYLHVAQYQDIISDLKSEISRLRNKMKEDRPSDKYEEKEQDGHGSDFRSLREKIVSAFKEQMRLRKKLMELDSHLLGLNIAAEQQHSIISQWESRNNRVYGSNRDSVNRRPGTDYQVEEVDDIDLLEDIDFEDDSLVQQAWAELAEISKEQERYVEMRAATEKELEACRKRSAALEDELPSRINSDEERELLALMLRVHELEADKMMLQSERLVKQHELRRRELLLLRYDRQRQISDEIITRQRRIMEDGRLTLPPDLQNLYALYQQEIQAATYVDSNLADLTFSSLAFGAKLPPISSRLSYDTFNNDSRIPSSSTDSDWDQSPLPPIQEPPDVERVMGPVVQPLISPAVLFPPIPSSNSRNQ; encoded by the exons ATGGAAGAATGTTTAAATcgtatccttttctttctcgaaaagTTTCAACGTAGTAGAAAGTTCGTAATTCTTAAGG AAATTAGTAAGATGACGCAGTACAGTAGCAGTGGAAGTAGCAGTAGCACAAGTAGCAATGGCCATCGTGATTTTAAAGATCGATCATCGAAagcgatcgaagaaaaattaagg GTCGCTGTACGTATAAGGCCCCTCACACCAGGCGAAACCTGTGGTAGAACTCTTCAtgctattaacgataag ATGGTTATGCTAGAAGAAGTGATCGGTGAGAAGTCAAAACGTTCTTTTCCACGACAATATCTTTATGACATTGTTTTTGGCGAAGATGCAACACAg GAAATCGTATACGAAGGTACAACGAAAAATTTAGTCCAAGATGTTCTCAATGGTTACAATGCTACGGTCTTTGCGTATGGAGCTACGGGAGCTGGAAAAACGCACACCATGGTTGGGACCTCGTCCGATCCAGGGATCATGGTTCGAGCTTTGAAcgacatttttctaacgacCCAGAAACTAATGAACAACGTAGAATTTACT gTTACTATGTCATACGTAGAGATATACAATGAGAACATCCGCGATCTGTTGAACCCTACCACAGGATATTTGGAGTTGCGTGAGGATTCTCGAGGTCGCAACGTTCAAGTTTCGGGTCTTACGGAAGTGTCTACTAATTCGACCGAGGAA GTCATGCAACTCCTTCACAAAGGCAATAAAGCAAGAATGGTAGAGCCGACGGCTGCAAACGAAACCTCTTCGAGGAGTCACGCTCTCCTTAGTGTCACAGTCAGACAATCCTCTTCTCCTGTTAAAGAGTCCGGGCAACGTCTTCGCACGAAATTGAAGCAGGGTAGACTCTTCATGATAGATCTCGCTGGTTCGGAGAGAGCCAAACAAACTCAG AACAAAGGTAAACGTCTTCAAGAGGGTGCGCATATTAACAGATCATTATTGGCACTGAGCAACTGCATCAAGGCATTATCCGGTGGAGCGAGATTCGTGAATTATCGTGACTCCAAATTGACCAGATTGCTTAAAGAAGCTCTCGGTGGTAACTGTCGTACCGTTATGATAGCTCATGTTTCACCAGCGAACGTGCACCGCGATGAGAGTAAAAACACTTTGAATTATGCGGATCGAGCGAACAAGATTTCGAACAAGGTAGAAAGAAATGTTCTTGACGTTAGTTATCTTCACGTTGCCCAATATCAGGACATAATCAGTGATCTGAAGAGCGAGATATCGCGTCTGCGTAATAAAATGAAGGAAGATAGGCCTTCGGATAAATATGAGGAGAAGGAGCAAGACGGTCATGGTTCAGATTTCAGATctttgagagagaaaattgtatCCGCTTTTAAAGAACAAATGCGCTTGag GAAGAAACTTATGGAACTGGATAGTCATCTCCTGGGATTAAATATCGCTGCGGAGCAACAGCATTCGATAATCTCTCAGTGGGAATCGAGGAACAATAGAGTATATGGGTCGAATAGAGATTCGGTAAATCGTCGTCCTGGAACGGATTATCAAGTGGAAGAAGTCGATGACATAG ATCTTCTAGAGGATATTGATTTCGAAGATGATTCATTGGTACAGCAGGCTTGGGCGGAATTGGCAGAGATTTCGAAGGAACAGGAAAGGTACGTTGAAATGCGCGCCGCTACGGAAAAGGAGCTAGAGGCTTGTAGGAAACGAAGTGCCGCGCTAGAAGAC GAACTTCCATCCCGTATAAATTCGGACGAAGAACGTGAGCTTTTAGCATTGATGTTAAGAGTCCACGAACTGGAAGCAGACAAAATGATGCTTCAGAGCGAGAGACTCGTGAAGCAACACGAACTTCGAAGACGagagcttcttcttcttcgttatgATCGGCAAAGGCAAATCTCTGATGAGATAATCACAAGACAGAGACGAATAATGGAGG ATGGACGTCTGACTCTGCCACCGGATTTACAAAATCTTTATGCGCTCTATCAACAAGAGATACAAGCTGCTACGTATGTAGACAGTAATCTGGCAGATCTGACATTCTCATCCCTGGCATTTGGAGCTAAACTTCCACCTATATCTAGTAGATTGAGTTATGACACTTTTAACAACGACAGCAGAATACCAAGCAG TTCTACAGATTCTGATTGGGATCAATCGCCCTTACCACCGATTCAAGAACCACCCGATGTGGAAAGAGTAATGGGTCCCGTAGTACAGCCTTTAATCTCTCCAGCAGTTCTCTTCCCACCGATTCCATCCTCAAACTCGAGAAATCAGTAA
- the LOC124427875 gene encoding kinesin-like protein KIF19 isoform X4, with translation MEECLNRILFFLEKFQRSRKFVILKEISKMTQYSSSGSSSSTSSNGHRDFKDRSSKAIEEKLRVAVRIRPLTPGETCGRTLHAINDKMVMLEEVIGEKSKRSFPRQYLYDIVFGEDATQEIVYEGTTKNLVQDVLNGYNATVFAYGATGAGKTHTMVGTSSDPGIMVRALNDIFLTTQKLMNNVEFTVTMSYVEIYNENIRDLLNPTTGYLELREDSRGRNVQVSGLTEVSTNSTEEVMQLLHKGNKARMVEPTAANETSSRSHALLSVTVRQSSSPVKESGQRLRTKLKQGRLFMIDLAGSERAKQTQNKGKRLQEGAHINRSLLALSNCIKALSGGARFVNYRDSKLTRLLKEALGGNCRTVMIAHVSPANVHRDESKNTLNYADRANKISNKVERNVLDVSYLHVAQYQDIISDLKSEISRLRNKMKEDRPSDKYEEKEQDGHGSDFRSLREKIVSAFKEQMRLRKKLMELDSHLLGLNIAAEQQHSIISQWESRNNRVYGSNRDSVNRRPGTDYQVEEVDDIDLLEDIDFEDDSLVQQAWAELAEISKEQERYVEMRAATEKELEACRKRSAALEDELPSRINSDEERELLALMLRVHELEADKMMLQSERLVKQHELRRRELLLLRYDRQRQISDEIITRQRRIMEDGRLTLPPDLQNLYALYQQEIQAATYVDSNLADLTFSSLAFGAKLPPISSRLSYDTFNNDSRIPSRF, from the exons ATGGAAGAATGTTTAAATcgtatccttttctttctcgaaaagTTTCAACGTAGTAGAAAGTTCGTAATTCTTAAGG AAATTAGTAAGATGACGCAGTACAGTAGCAGTGGAAGTAGCAGTAGCACAAGTAGCAATGGCCATCGTGATTTTAAAGATCGATCATCGAAagcgatcgaagaaaaattaagg GTCGCTGTACGTATAAGGCCCCTCACACCAGGCGAAACCTGTGGTAGAACTCTTCAtgctattaacgataag ATGGTTATGCTAGAAGAAGTGATCGGTGAGAAGTCAAAACGTTCTTTTCCACGACAATATCTTTATGACATTGTTTTTGGCGAAGATGCAACACAg GAAATCGTATACGAAGGTACAACGAAAAATTTAGTCCAAGATGTTCTCAATGGTTACAATGCTACGGTCTTTGCGTATGGAGCTACGGGAGCTGGAAAAACGCACACCATGGTTGGGACCTCGTCCGATCCAGGGATCATGGTTCGAGCTTTGAAcgacatttttctaacgacCCAGAAACTAATGAACAACGTAGAATTTACT gTTACTATGTCATACGTAGAGATATACAATGAGAACATCCGCGATCTGTTGAACCCTACCACAGGATATTTGGAGTTGCGTGAGGATTCTCGAGGTCGCAACGTTCAAGTTTCGGGTCTTACGGAAGTGTCTACTAATTCGACCGAGGAA GTCATGCAACTCCTTCACAAAGGCAATAAAGCAAGAATGGTAGAGCCGACGGCTGCAAACGAAACCTCTTCGAGGAGTCACGCTCTCCTTAGTGTCACAGTCAGACAATCCTCTTCTCCTGTTAAAGAGTCCGGGCAACGTCTTCGCACGAAATTGAAGCAGGGTAGACTCTTCATGATAGATCTCGCTGGTTCGGAGAGAGCCAAACAAACTCAG AACAAAGGTAAACGTCTTCAAGAGGGTGCGCATATTAACAGATCATTATTGGCACTGAGCAACTGCATCAAGGCATTATCCGGTGGAGCGAGATTCGTGAATTATCGTGACTCCAAATTGACCAGATTGCTTAAAGAAGCTCTCGGTGGTAACTGTCGTACCGTTATGATAGCTCATGTTTCACCAGCGAACGTGCACCGCGATGAGAGTAAAAACACTTTGAATTATGCGGATCGAGCGAACAAGATTTCGAACAAGGTAGAAAGAAATGTTCTTGACGTTAGTTATCTTCACGTTGCCCAATATCAGGACATAATCAGTGATCTGAAGAGCGAGATATCGCGTCTGCGTAATAAAATGAAGGAAGATAGGCCTTCGGATAAATATGAGGAGAAGGAGCAAGACGGTCATGGTTCAGATTTCAGATctttgagagagaaaattgtatCCGCTTTTAAAGAACAAATGCGCTTGag GAAGAAACTTATGGAACTGGATAGTCATCTCCTGGGATTAAATATCGCTGCGGAGCAACAGCATTCGATAATCTCTCAGTGGGAATCGAGGAACAATAGAGTATATGGGTCGAATAGAGATTCGGTAAATCGTCGTCCTGGAACGGATTATCAAGTGGAAGAAGTCGATGACATAG ATCTTCTAGAGGATATTGATTTCGAAGATGATTCATTGGTACAGCAGGCTTGGGCGGAATTGGCAGAGATTTCGAAGGAACAGGAAAGGTACGTTGAAATGCGCGCCGCTACGGAAAAGGAGCTAGAGGCTTGTAGGAAACGAAGTGCCGCGCTAGAAGAC GAACTTCCATCCCGTATAAATTCGGACGAAGAACGTGAGCTTTTAGCATTGATGTTAAGAGTCCACGAACTGGAAGCAGACAAAATGATGCTTCAGAGCGAGAGACTCGTGAAGCAACACGAACTTCGAAGACGagagcttcttcttcttcgttatgATCGGCAAAGGCAAATCTCTGATGAGATAATCACAAGACAGAGACGAATAATGGAGG ATGGACGTCTGACTCTGCCACCGGATTTACAAAATCTTTATGCGCTCTATCAACAAGAGATACAAGCTGCTACGTATGTAGACAGTAATCTGGCAGATCTGACATTCTCATCCCTGGCATTTGGAGCTAAACTTCCACCTATATCTAGTAGATTGAGTTATGACACTTTTAACAACGACAGCAGAATACCAAGCAG ATTCTGA
- the LOC124427880 gene encoding pH-sensitive chloride channel 2: MTLGGRVFLFVFLLNSLPKVLFANVADIAGICPTMKIAGSVTQTELLQELTHDCRYDKMARPPGQINSSDPIKVYTRVYIYILRSNMAKTLQFGVNMMLQFRYVDKRLEFSDIAPNLTQIYGGKVAHDLIWTPSVYVANERSSAVVGNSVKDLLISINPAGMVVLNTRMEAILNCGLRLEKFPFDVQECPLAFESWTYNVQDMELVWDDEPIVLADELHLTEYKLVEKWVNQSQVSYTTAQQHYGHFAGNFSSITITFKLAREMGFFMMDYYIPSILIVVISWVSFWLHMDAGPPRIVLGTNTILTFMTLASKVENSLPKVSYIKASEIWFLGCTIFLFSAMVEFAFVNTIYRRKKNVPLKKVNSKYILKSTLTPKLARKQFQKNTVGLERSRSWSSLDNGTINEQDYSSQNYLTVHSFPSTINIPSVKIEEDKDQECSVGSIMTIDSTPPPKPFTRRPTLAQLHNFTTMTPQEIAQWIDRRSRIVFPVAFIIFNILYWSFIWI; this comes from the exons AGCAGGAATTTGCCCAACTATGAAAATTGCTGGCAGTGTTACACAAACTGAACTTTTACAAGAATTAACCCATGATTGTCGTTACGATAAAATGGCTAGACCACCGGGTCAAATTAATTCTTCTGATCCTATAAAAGTTTATACaagagtatacatatatatacttagatCAAATATGGCTAAGACCTTG caaTTTGGTGTAAATATGATGTTACAATTTCGATATGTGGATAAACGATTGGAATTCTCAGATATTGCACCAAATTTAACTCAAATATATGGCGGAAAAGTGGCACATGATCTAATTTGGACACCTTCCGTGTATGTAGCTAACGAACGAAGTTCTGCTGTTGTGGGAAATAGTGTTAAAGATTTGCTAATCTCCATTAATCCAGCCGGAATGGTCGTTTTGAATACCAg aaTGGAGGCAATTCTTAATTGTGGACTtcgtttagaaaaattccCATTTGATGTACAGGAGTGCCCACTAGCTTTTGAAAGCT GGACATACAATGTACAAGATATGGAACTGGTTTGGGATGATGAACCAATTGTGCTTGCTGATGAGTTACATTTAACCGAGTATAAACTTGTAGAAAAATGGGTAAACCAGTCTCAAGTTTCATATACCACTGCACAACAGCATTACGGTCATTTTG CTGGTAATTTCAGCTCAATTACCATAACATTTAAGTTAGCTCGTGAAATGGGATTCTTCATGATGGATTATTATATACCATCCATATTAATTGTTGTTATATCTTGGGTATCCTTTTGGTTACACATGGATGCAGGTCCTCCTCGAATTGTTTTAG gaACAAATACGATATTGACATTTATGACTCTTGCATCTAAAGTAGAAAATTCTTTACCAAAGGTATCTTACATAAAAGCCAGTGAGATTTGGTTTCTTGGTTGtacaatattcttattctcagCTATGGTTGAATTTGCattcgtaaatacgatttacAGAAGAaa AAAAAATGTGCCATTAAAAAAGGTGAACAGCAAGTACATACTTAAATCCACTTTAACTCCAAAATTAGCAAGGAAACAATTTCAAAAGAATACGGTAGGTTTAGAACGATCGCGTTCTTGGTCTTCGCTCGACAATGGTACTATCAACGAACAAGATTATTCAAGCCAAAATTACCTCACTGTACAC AGCTTTCCGAGTACAATCAATATACCTTCGGTAAAGATCGAGGAAGATAAGGATCAAGAATGTTCCGTGGGGAGCATCATGACGATCGACAGTACTCCACCGCCGAAACCTTTTACAAGACGGCCGACCCTAGCACAATTACACAATTTCACAACTATGACGCCCCAAGAAATAGCTCAATGGATCGACCGACGAAGTAGAATAGTCTTTCCTGTGGCGTtcatcatatttaatattctatattggTCTTTTATTTGGatttaa